TCGGCAAGCGCTAAGCGCCTGACTCGCACTCCGTACTCACCGTCACCGCGCATGCCGATTTCGCCCCTGCCGCCGCTGCACTGCCTGATTGCGTTCGATGCCGCCGTGCGGCACGCGAACTTCACCCGGGCGGCCGCGGAACTCAACCTCACGCAAAGCGCCGTGAGTCGGCAGATCGCGCAGCTCGAAGAGTTTCTCGGGCGCGCGCTGTTCACACGCGAGCATCGCACGCTGCGGCTGACGGTGGCCGGACAACGCTACGCCGAGCAGATTCAGCGTCTGCTCGGCGAATGCGCCGAAGCCACGGCCGACCTCATGAAACGACGCGGCGATCTGGAACTCACGGTCGCGTGCTCGTCCGGCGTGGCCGTGCTCTGGATGACGCCGCAACTCATGCGCTTTCGCGCAGCACACCCCGACATCAAGATTCGCGTGATCGTGAAGGACGGCATCACGTCGCTCTCCGCGTCCGAATTCGATCTCGGCGTGTATTACGTGCGCAACGACCTGCCGCCCGATTTCGCCGGACGCCGTCTCTTCGACGAGGAAGTCTTCCCCGTCTGCTCCCCCAGCTATCTCGACGGACGTCAGCTCACTCCCGCCGATCTCGTGAGCGAAACGCTGCTCTTCATCGAAGACGGTCAGCGCAAGTGGATGTCGTGGCCCGACTGGTTCGAGCTGCAAGGCGTGAACGCGCCGAAATTCCCGCGCATGGTGAGCGCCAATTACTACCCGCTGCTCGTGCAGATGGCCATCGAAGGCGGCGGACTGGGCTGGCGTCACATGATCGACCCGTGTCTCGACGCCGGTCTGCTCGTGCCCGCGTGCGACGCATCGGCCAGTCTGGGCGGCGGCTACTACCTCGTATGGCCTGCCGAGCGCCATGAGCATGCCGCAGCACGAATTTTCCGCAACTGGATTTACTCGGAAACTCGTTTCCCATCATAGGGGTTACGCACGTTTCCAAAAGTTGCCATGCGCTGCACGCATGGCAACATGCGGAATTATCGTTTTGCCTGTCATTTTGTCTGAACTACTTTCTGTCTTATCCGCGCACGTCCGGTAGCGGCTTTGGATTCCCATTGCCTGCGAACGAACGTGATCCGACAAAAAAGCAGGCGTATTACCGGCATGACGTGACAGCAAGACACGCAACGGACGCCACCCATCCTCCGGGAGACCCAGATGCAGGCGACCTACGCAGTGCCTCAAGACAACATGGCCCGCCAGCGCCGTCACGCGATCGTGGCGACGGTGATCGGCAACGGGCTTGAATGGTTCGACTTCACCGTCTATAGCTTCTTCGCCGCGATCATCGCGAAGCAGTTCTTTCCCACGGGCGACGACCTCTCGTCGTTCCTGCTGGCCGTGGCCACCTTCGGCGTGGGCTTCTTCATGCGCCCGGTCGGTGGCATCGTGCTCGGCATCTACTCCGACCGCGTGGGCCGCAAGGCCGCCCTCTCGCTCACCATCCTGTTGATGGCGGCGGGTACGGCCATGATCGGTCTGGCCCCGACGTACGATCAGATCGGACTCGCCGCACCGCTCATCATCGTGCTGGCCCGCTTGCTGCAAGGCTTCTCTGCCGGCGGTGACATGGGGGGCGCGACGGCATTCCTGACGGAATACGCACCGGCCAATCAACGCGCTTACTACTCCGCATGGATTCAATCGAGCATCGGCTTTGCCGTGCTGCTCGGTGCGGCCGTGGGCACGTTCGTGACGACCGAACTCGACAAGGCGTCGCTCGAATCGTGGGGCTGGCGTGTGCCGTTCATCGTCGGCATGCTGATCGGCCCGGTCGGTTTCTACATCCGTAACAAGATCGACGAAACGCCGACGTTCCAGAACGCAGAGAAGTCCGACACGCCGCTGCGCGACGTCTTCTCGCAATACCCCAAGGAAACGCTCGCGAGCTTCTCCATGGTCGTGCTGTGGACGATCTGCACCTACGTGCTGCTGTTCTACATGCCGACGTATGCCCAGCGCGTACTGCATCTGCCCGCATCGAACGGCTTCACCGCAGGCATGGTCGGCGGCGCGATGATCCTCGTGTTCGCCCCGGTCGTGGGACGTCTGGCGGACCGCCTCGGTCGTCGCCCGTTCCTGACGGGTTCGGCACTGCTGATTCTGGTGCTTGCGTGGCCGATGTTCACGTACCTGAACGTGTCGCCGGGCCTTCAATCGCTGCTCACGTTCCAGATCGTGTTTGGCCTGCTGATCGCCTGCTACACCGGCCCGATT
The Pandoraea oxalativorans genome window above contains:
- a CDS encoding LysR substrate-binding domain-containing protein, producing MPISPLPPLHCLIAFDAAVRHANFTRAAAELNLTQSAVSRQIAQLEEFLGRALFTREHRTLRLTVAGQRYAEQIQRLLGECAEATADLMKRRGDLELTVACSSGVAVLWMTPQLMRFRAAHPDIKIRVIVKDGITSLSASEFDLGVYYVRNDLPPDFAGRRLFDEEVFPVCSPSYLDGRQLTPADLVSETLLFIEDGQRKWMSWPDWFELQGVNAPKFPRMVSANYYPLLVQMAIEGGGLGWRHMIDPCLDAGLLVPACDASASLGGGYYLVWPAERHEHAAARIFRNWIYSETRFPS
- a CDS encoding MFS transporter: MQATYAVPQDNMARQRRHAIVATVIGNGLEWFDFTVYSFFAAIIAKQFFPTGDDLSSFLLAVATFGVGFFMRPVGGIVLGIYSDRVGRKAALSLTILLMAAGTAMIGLAPTYDQIGLAAPLIIVLARLLQGFSAGGDMGGATAFLTEYAPANQRAYYSAWIQSSIGFAVLLGAAVGTFVTTELDKASLESWGWRVPFIVGMLIGPVGFYIRNKIDETPTFQNAEKSDTPLRDVFSQYPKETLASFSMVVLWTICTYVLLFYMPTYAQRVLHLPASNGFTAGMVGGAMILVFAPVVGRLADRLGRRPFLTGSALLILVLAWPMFTYLNVSPGLQSLLTFQIVFGLLIACYTGPILAAFSELFPAKVLSTGLSVAYNFAVTIFGGFAALIITWLIARTGSNMAPAIYVIVAAAISLVGTCFVKPLPKTAKV